A DNA window from Leptolyngbya sp. KIOST-1 contains the following coding sequences:
- a CDS encoding iron uptake porin has protein sequence MSATLIAQSGIDPEDLAAIRRLQQEFQAELATLRGRVDALEAETATLRAQQFSTTTKLRGEAVFNLITPFDTLAPETSTSVASRARLNFDTSFSGRDRLRIRLQAGDGNAITGGPGNPLGGLATAAGGGFNVDVTTFAYSFPLGNRINATVSARGNAGRDWVNPATRPFDGPSVANAGRVQFYDTFGSTSNGAGVGLNIAFTDNLILDLGYTASNPGGATNPAVGIAAARNQSYIAQLNLVNAGILNLAAAYLHSDGAAAGFAVPTATDTFAGLVNLNFGGFFIAGHGAFTSFTGGDDFSWTAGLGINNFLVEGARFGVYGGQLPTASRPQCADSRVAARPGAGPHPDGDQPDWQLSHGGGSRRRRAGRSGHSLRLSAL, from the coding sequence CTGAGCGCTACCCTGATTGCCCAATCGGGCATTGACCCCGAAGATTTGGCTGCCATCCGCCGCCTACAGCAAGAGTTCCAAGCCGAATTGGCCACCCTGCGCGGTCGTGTCGATGCTCTGGAAGCCGAAACCGCGACCCTGCGGGCTCAGCAGTTCTCGACTACCACCAAACTGCGCGGTGAGGCGGTATTCAACTTAATCACGCCCTTTGACACCCTGGCTCCCGAAACCAGCACCAGTGTTGCCTCTCGGGCTCGTCTGAACTTTGACACGAGTTTTTCCGGTCGCGATCGCCTGCGCATTCGTCTACAGGCCGGGGATGGTAACGCTATCACGGGTGGCCCCGGCAACCCTCTGGGCGGTCTAGCTACCGCTGCTGGCGGTGGCTTTAACGTCGATGTCACCACCTTCGCCTACAGCTTTCCCCTCGGCAACCGCATCAATGCTACTGTTTCTGCGCGAGGCAACGCTGGCAGGGACTGGGTAAACCCCGCTACCCGCCCCTTCGATGGCCCTTCCGTGGCCAACGCGGGTCGCGTTCAGTTCTATGACACCTTTGGCAGCACGTCTAACGGTGCTGGCGTTGGCCTGAACATCGCCTTCACCGACAACCTGATTCTGGACTTGGGCTACACCGCTTCGAATCCTGGCGGTGCTACCAACCCTGCCGTTGGTATTGCCGCTGCCCGAAACCAGAGCTACATCGCTCAGCTTAATCTGGTCAACGCTGGAATTCTCAATTTAGCGGCGGCCTATCTGCACAGTGATGGTGCGGCCGCTGGCTTTGCGGTTCCCACCGCCACCGATACCTTTGCAGGGCTGGTGAACCTCAACTTTGGCGGGTTCTTTATCGCTGGCCACGGGGCGTTTACCTCGTTCACCGGGGGAGACGACTTTAGCTGGACGGCGGGTCTCGGGATCAACAACTTCCTGGTGGAAGGCGCAAGATTTGGCGTGTACGGTGGTCAACTACCCACTGCCAGTCGTCCGCAATGTGCTGATTCCAGAGTCGCTGCCCGCCCTGGTGCTGGGCCTCACCCTGATGGTGATCAGCCTGATTGGCAACTCAGCCATGGCGGGGGTAGTCGGCGGCGGCGGGCTGGGCGATCTGGCCATTCGCTACGGCTTTCAGCGCTTTGA
- a CDS encoding putative toxin-antitoxin system toxin component, PIN family, translated as MRVIIDTNVWVSGLLWKGAPNQILQKVRQGMLQALVTPSLLNEVARTLGACHLCNPMAPLR; from the coding sequence ATGAGGGTGATCATTGACACCAATGTTTGGGTATCAGGCTTGCTCTGGAAAGGTGCACCTAACCAAATTCTACAAAAAGTTCGTCAGGGGATGCTTCAAGCTTTGGTCACGCCATCCCTTCTGAATGAAGTTGCCAGAACACTGGGAGCATGTCACCTTTGTAACCCAATGGCTCCATTGAGATAA
- the lptB gene encoding LPS export ABC transporter ATP-binding protein produces MKIVLDNVQKTYGKRQVVNRVSLSVAQGEIVGLLGPNGAGKTTTFYMATGLERPDSGKVCLDQIDITDLPMHQRARLGIGYLAQEPSIFRNLSVADNILLVMQQTRVPPEEYGDRLRDLLKEFRLEKVANTLGIQVSGGERRRTELARSLASGPEGPRFLFLDEPFAGVDPIAVSEIQEIVGKLRDRDMGILITDHNVRETLRIIDRAYIMSDGQILASGSAADLSSNPLVREHYLGKDFAI; encoded by the coding sequence TTGAAAATCGTACTCGACAATGTTCAAAAGACCTACGGCAAGCGCCAGGTCGTCAACCGAGTCAGTCTCTCCGTGGCCCAGGGGGAGATTGTGGGTCTGCTGGGGCCAAACGGAGCAGGCAAGACAACGACCTTTTATATGGCCACCGGGTTGGAGCGACCCGACAGCGGCAAAGTCTGCCTCGACCAGATCGACATCACCGACCTGCCCATGCACCAGCGGGCGCGGCTGGGGATTGGCTACCTGGCCCAGGAGCCCAGCATTTTTCGCAACCTGTCGGTAGCCGACAACATTTTGCTGGTGATGCAGCAGACGCGGGTGCCGCCGGAGGAGTACGGCGATCGCCTGCGCGACCTCTTGAAGGAATTTCGGCTGGAGAAGGTGGCCAACACCCTCGGCATTCAGGTGTCGGGGGGAGAGCGCCGGCGCACCGAGCTGGCCCGGTCCCTGGCCTCGGGGCCGGAGGGGCCCCGATTTTTGTTTTTGGACGAACCCTTTGCCGGGGTGGATCCGATCGCCGTGTCTGAGATTCAGGAAATCGTGGGCAAACTGCGCGATCGCGACATGGGCATTTTGATTACCGACCACAACGTGCGCGAAACCCTCCGCATTATCGATCGCGCCTACATCATGAGCGACGGCCAAATTCTGGCCTCCGGCAGCGCCGCCGACCTCTCCAGCAACCCCCTGGTGCGCGAGCACTACCTCGGCAAAGATTTCGCTATCTAG
- a CDS encoding HEAT repeat domain-containing protein, which produces MYDDDLSTLTPDLEFADPLDALGPVDEEQAPQYDPEAMLPLLTAADPQQRMLAARAFCEVEDSRAVTPLLGLLGDRCPLVRVSAAYALGRNPHPSAVEPIIAQLASDWNGYVRKGLVWALGNAHDRRSLLPLIEALRTDISAVRLWAASALAQMSQVSYESVIAAIPPLIEGLRRDPVPAVRSNCAWAVGQLCRELPSNVVYHTAIDALIESFAEEDDLGVREDARTALLKVGDTRGLQTIEEIEQDGFFF; this is translated from the coding sequence ATGTATGACGACGATCTCTCCACCCTAACCCCCGACCTGGAGTTTGCCGATCCCCTCGATGCCCTTGGTCCCGTAGACGAGGAACAGGCCCCCCAGTACGACCCCGAAGCCATGCTGCCGCTGCTGACGGCGGCAGATCCGCAGCAGCGGATGCTGGCGGCGCGGGCCTTTTGTGAGGTAGAAGATAGCCGGGCGGTAACTCCGCTGCTGGGGCTGCTTGGCGATCGCTGTCCTCTGGTGCGGGTCAGCGCTGCCTATGCCCTGGGGCGCAACCCCCACCCATCGGCGGTCGAGCCCATAATTGCCCAGCTGGCCTCAGACTGGAATGGCTACGTGCGCAAGGGACTGGTGTGGGCCCTGGGCAACGCCCACGACAGGCGATCGCTGCTGCCTTTAATCGAGGCTCTGCGCACCGATATTTCCGCCGTACGGCTGTGGGCCGCCAGCGCCCTGGCCCAGATGTCCCAGGTCAGCTACGAATCGGTGATTGCCGCTATCCCCCCGCTAATCGAGGGCCTGCGCCGCGACCCGGTGCCAGCGGTGCGCAGCAACTGCGCCTGGGCCGTGGGCCAGCTCTGCCGCGAACTGCCCTCCAATGTGGTCTACCACACCGCGATCGATGCTCTGATCGAAAGCTTTGCCGAAGAAGATGACCTGGGGGTGCGGGAAGACGCCCGCACCGCCCTGCTCAAAGTGGGCGACACCCGCGGCCTGCAAACTATCGAAGAAATTGAGCAGGACGGCTTTTTCTTCTAA
- a CDS encoding recombinase family protein, translating to MRVVAYCYQTAGDAPDPGRLNELAEQVYSDGAVPTPGYRPGRDRLLADLHTTPADLVLVQDLATLGNDPEEVSAWIEALESTGAEVISLAGGAVDVASLVQGANLASEQRRRRLREGHARSRLQALPPPGKPPYGYRRGQGKYLIDRATAPVVTAFVNEFLLYGSLRGAVRFVETRFGKRISASTGRRWLTHPTYRGDLQYQDGTVLRDTHAAIVSREEAAQIDRLLRRNRPLPPRTAGAARSLAGLVTCQNCGQPLTISKTAPKSTPRGQAKTYLYLRPSGCPQTPRCKAIPYDEALHRIVAEICRVLPQAVAQFTANIPPGAPAPGTRLQAAIAAKEAVLAQLPALEDSGVLDAETAALRRYKLRGEIATLHQQLAQLPPVNLQELSQSVSIPQFWLDLSEAERRFFFREFLRDIQIVRDRDDWRVELVLVF from the coding sequence GTGCGGGTCGTTGCCTACTGCTATCAGACGGCTGGGGATGCCCCAGACCCAGGCCGCTTAAATGAGCTGGCCGAGCAGGTGTATAGCGATGGGGCGGTGCCCACACCGGGGTATCGGCCAGGGCGCGATCGCCTGCTGGCCGACCTGCACACCACCCCCGCCGATCTGGTTTTAGTGCAGGACCTCGCCACCCTGGGTAACGATCCCGAGGAGGTCAGCGCCTGGATTGAGGCCCTGGAGTCCACCGGAGCTGAGGTAATCTCCCTGGCGGGGGGCGCAGTGGATGTAGCCAGCCTAGTGCAGGGGGCGAACCTGGCCAGTGAACAGCGCCGCCGCCGCCTGCGCGAGGGCCATGCCCGCAGTCGCTTACAAGCCCTGCCGCCCCCCGGCAAACCTCCCTACGGCTACCGCCGGGGCCAGGGCAAGTACCTGATCGATCGCGCCACCGCGCCAGTGGTCACCGCCTTTGTCAACGAGTTTTTGCTCTACGGCTCCCTGCGAGGGGCGGTGCGGTTCGTTGAAACTCGCTTTGGCAAACGCATTTCGGCCTCGACCGGGCGGCGCTGGCTCACCCACCCGACCTACCGGGGCGATCTGCAATACCAGGATGGCACCGTGCTGCGGGACACCCACGCCGCCATCGTCAGCCGCGAGGAGGCGGCCCAGATCGATCGCCTGCTGCGACGCAACCGACCGCTGCCACCAAGGACGGCGGGAGCGGCGCGATCGCTGGCGGGCCTCGTCACCTGCCAGAACTGCGGACAGCCCTTGACCATCTCTAAAACCGCTCCCAAAAGCACCCCCAGGGGCCAGGCCAAAACCTACCTCTACCTGAGGCCCAGCGGCTGCCCCCAAACCCCCCGCTGCAAAGCCATCCCCTACGACGAGGCACTGCACCGCATCGTGGCGGAGATCTGCCGGGTGCTGCCCCAGGCCGTGGCCCAATTCACGGCCAACATTCCACCCGGAGCGCCCGCCCCCGGTACCCGGTTGCAGGCCGCAATCGCCGCCAAAGAAGCGGTGCTGGCCCAGCTCCCGGCTCTGGAAGACTCGGGCGTTTTGGATGCCGAGACCGCCGCCCTGCGCCGCTACAAGCTGCGCGGCGAAATCGCTACCCTGCACCAGCAGCTGGCCCAGCTGCCCCCGGTCAACCTGCAAGAACTTTCCCAGTCGGTGTCGATTCCTCAGTTCTGGCTCGACCTGTCGGAGGCGGAGCGGCGCTTCTTCTTCCGCGAATTTCTCCGCGACATCCAGATCGTGCGCGATCGCGACGATTGGCGAGTAGAGCTAGTCCTAGTATTTTGA
- the rnz gene encoding ribonuclease Z: MQITFLGTSSGVPTRARNVSSVALRLPQRAEVWLFDCGEGTQHQFLRSEFKSSQIRRIFITHMHGDHIFGLMGLLASCGLAGNRQQRIDIYGPKPLNDYLQASRRYSQTHFTLPIKIHAVEPGLVFEDDEFRVYCDLLEHRVPAYGYRIEERDRPGHFDVKRAQALGIAPGPVYGELKQGKRVTLPNGRTVNGADLCGPDLVGRKLVYCTDTIYCDRAVALATSADVLIHEATFSHRDADLAYQRLHSTSTMAAQVALAAQAKQLIMTHFSPRYAPGNDIQLPDLLAEARAIFPNTAMAHDFMIYDIPRQDEKVLASSSA; encoded by the coding sequence TTGCAAATTACATTTTTGGGTACCAGTTCTGGCGTGCCAACCCGCGCCCGCAATGTGTCGAGTGTGGCCCTGCGGCTGCCCCAGCGGGCCGAGGTGTGGCTGTTTGACTGCGGCGAGGGCACCCAGCACCAGTTTTTGCGCAGCGAATTTAAGTCGAGCCAAATTCGCCGCATTTTTATTACCCACATGCACGGCGACCACATCTTTGGGCTGATGGGGCTGCTGGCCAGCTGTGGACTGGCGGGCAACCGGCAGCAGCGCATCGATATCTACGGCCCCAAGCCCCTCAACGACTACCTCCAGGCCAGCCGCCGCTATTCCCAAACCCACTTCACGCTGCCGATCAAAATCCACGCCGTTGAGCCGGGGCTAGTGTTTGAGGACGACGAGTTTCGGGTGTATTGTGACCTGCTGGAGCACCGGGTGCCCGCCTACGGCTACCGGATTGAGGAGCGCGATCGCCCCGGCCACTTTGATGTCAAACGGGCCCAGGCCCTGGGCATTGCCCCCGGCCCCGTCTACGGCGAGCTGAAACAGGGTAAGCGGGTGACCCTGCCCAATGGGCGCACGGTAAACGGGGCCGACCTCTGCGGGCCAGACCTGGTGGGCCGCAAGCTGGTCTACTGTACCGATACTATCTATTGCGATCGCGCCGTAGCCCTCGCCACCAGCGCCGACGTGCTGATTCACGAGGCCACCTTCTCCCACCGGGACGCCGATCTGGCCTACCAGCGGCTGCACTCTACCTCCACCATGGCGGCCCAGGTGGCCCTGGCGGCCCAGGCCAAGCAGCTGATCATGACCCACTTCAGCCCCCGCTATGCCCCCGGCAATGACATTCAGCTGCCGGATCTGCTGGCTGAGGCGCGGGCCATTTTCCCCAACACGGCTATGGCCCACGACTTTATGATCTACGACATTCCCCGTCAGGACGAGAAGGTGCTGGCTTCGTCGTCGGCCTAG
- a CDS encoding glycosyltransferase family 4 protein, whose protein sequence is MSIAQPDVAAQTPPKVAYLVNQYPKVSHSFIRREIGALEAQGLTVDRFSIRSCADELVDPDDIKELEKTQIVLDRPWSELLLTIARVVLQHPVAFVAALGLAFQLGLKDESGPLYHLAYLAEACVLLAWFEAARIDHVHAHFGTNPTTVAMLCQALGGPPYSFTVHGPEEFDKVRAISLGEKIRRASFVVAISSFGKSQLYRWTALEDWPKVHVVHCGLDQTFLAQAFTPIPEQRHLVCVGRLSGQKGHLLLLEAVRQLVEAGYRFTVTLVGDGEMRSQVEALLASYHLQDCVSITGWAASQEVKAQLLKAQALVLPSFAEGLPVVIMEALALGRPVITTSIAGIPELVETGVNGWLVVPGSVESLVEAMRAALDTPAAALETMGKAGMAKVAQQHNIDHEAAHLARLFVESALG, encoded by the coding sequence ATGTCGATCGCTCAACCGGATGTAGCTGCCCAGACACCTCCAAAAGTCGCCTATCTGGTCAATCAGTACCCCAAGGTCAGCCATAGCTTCATTCGCCGTGAGATCGGTGCCCTGGAGGCCCAGGGGCTAACGGTAGACAGGTTTTCGATTCGCTCCTGCGCCGACGAACTGGTAGACCCCGACGACATCAAGGAGCTAGAAAAAACTCAAATCGTTTTGGACCGTCCCTGGTCTGAGCTGCTCCTGACCATTGCTCGGGTGGTGCTGCAGCACCCAGTGGCGTTTGTGGCTGCCCTTGGCCTGGCCTTTCAGCTCGGCCTGAAGGACGAGTCGGGGCCGCTGTATCACCTGGCCTACCTGGCCGAAGCCTGCGTACTGCTGGCCTGGTTTGAGGCGGCCCGCATCGACCATGTGCACGCCCACTTTGGCACCAACCCAACCACCGTCGCAATGCTCTGCCAGGCCCTGGGGGGGCCACCCTATAGCTTTACCGTGCACGGACCCGAAGAGTTTGACAAGGTAAGGGCCATCTCCCTGGGCGAAAAAATCAGGCGGGCCAGCTTTGTGGTGGCAATTAGCTCCTTTGGCAAGAGTCAGCTGTACCGCTGGACAGCCCTGGAGGACTGGCCCAAGGTGCATGTGGTACATTGCGGGCTCGACCAAACCTTTCTGGCCCAGGCGTTTACGCCCATCCCAGAGCAGCGCCACCTGGTCTGTGTGGGGCGACTCAGCGGGCAAAAGGGCCACCTGTTGCTGTTGGAAGCGGTCAGGCAGCTTGTAGAGGCGGGCTACCGGTTTACGGTGACGCTGGTGGGCGATGGCGAAATGCGATCGCAGGTCGAAGCCCTGTTGGCCAGCTACCACCTGCAGGACTGTGTTTCAATCACCGGCTGGGCCGCTAGCCAGGAGGTCAAAGCCCAGCTGCTCAAGGCCCAGGCGCTGGTGTTGCCCAGTTTCGCTGAAGGTCTGCCGGTGGTGATCATGGAGGCCCTGGCCCTGGGGAGACCCGTGATCACCACCTCCATTGCCGGCATTCCCGAACTGGTGGAGACTGGCGTCAACGGCTGGCTGGTGGTGCCCGGTTCGGTGGAGTCGCTGGTGGAGGCGATGCGGGCCGCCCTGGACACCCCAGCGGCAGCGCTAGAAACCATGGGCAAAGCCGGTATGGCGAAAGTCGCGCAGCAGCACAACATCGACCACGAAGCCGCCCACCTGGCCCGGCTTTTTGTGGAAAGCGCATTGGGCTAG
- a CDS encoding LptF/LptG family permease, whose translation MTTAPYNPPRSRPGASLLTVMDRYIAKELTMPFLFGVGAFSSIGISIGALFELIRRITESGLAITLAVQIFVLKLPEFIVLAFPMSTLLATMMTYSRFSSDSELIALRGVGVSIRRIIAPAVVLSLLVTGLTFLFNELITPAANYRAAITLEQALKSERPPFQERNIFYQEFQPARDDANAQELRRQFYARRFDGTTMHGLTILDFSQEGLNQVVSAESAQWEIEKNTWTFNNGTIYVVAPDGSFRNIITFETQELQLPRTPLDLAGRTKNDTEMNIAEATEQLALVRQSGDERMIRRWQIRIQQKYALPFVCVVFGLVGASIGVLPQRTSRATSFGISIVIIFGYYLLSFITNAMGEVGVLSPFLSAWLPTLLGMSIGLYLLFRVSK comes from the coding sequence ATGACCACCGCTCCCTACAATCCTCCCCGTTCCCGCCCTGGGGCATCACTGCTGACGGTGATGGATCGCTACATCGCCAAAGAGCTGACCATGCCTTTTTTGTTTGGGGTGGGCGCTTTTTCCTCGATTGGGATTTCGATTGGGGCGCTGTTCGAGCTGATCCGCCGGATCACCGAGTCGGGCCTGGCGATCACCCTGGCGGTGCAGATTTTTGTGCTCAAGCTGCCCGAGTTCATCGTGCTGGCCTTCCCCATGTCCACGCTGCTGGCCACGATGATGACCTACAGTCGCTTCTCCAGCGACAGTGAGCTGATTGCCCTGCGCGGGGTAGGGGTGAGCATTCGCCGCATTATTGCCCCGGCGGTGGTGCTGAGCCTGCTGGTGACGGGCCTTACCTTTTTGTTTAACGAGCTGATTACGCCGGCGGCTAACTACCGGGCTGCCATCACCCTTGAGCAGGCGCTCAAGTCGGAGCGCCCCCCCTTTCAGGAGCGCAATATTTTCTACCAGGAGTTTCAGCCCGCCCGCGACGACGCCAATGCCCAGGAACTCAGGCGTCAGTTCTACGCCCGCCGCTTTGACGGCACCACCATGCACGGACTCACAATTCTTGACTTCTCCCAGGAGGGGCTGAACCAGGTGGTCAGCGCCGAGTCGGCTCAGTGGGAAATCGAAAAAAACACCTGGACCTTTAACAACGGCACCATTTACGTAGTGGCCCCAGACGGCTCCTTCCGCAACATCATCACCTTTGAAACCCAGGAACTCCAGCTGCCCCGAACGCCGCTGGACCTGGCGGGCCGCACCAAAAACGACACCGAGATGAACATCGCTGAGGCCACAGAACAACTGGCCCTGGTGCGCCAGAGCGGCGACGAAAGGATGATCCGCCGCTGGCAAATTCGGATTCAGCAGAAGTATGCCCTGCCCTTTGTGTGCGTGGTGTTTGGCCTGGTGGGCGCCTCGATTGGGGTGCTGCCCCAGCGCACCAGCCGCGCCACCAGCTTTGGCATCAGCATTGTGATCATCTTTGGCTACTACCTGCTGTCGTTTATTACCAATGCCATGGGTGAAGTGGGCGTGCTGTCGCCGTTTCTGTCGGCCTGGCTGCCGACTTTGCTCGGGATGTCGATCGGGCTTTACCTGCTGTTTCGGGTGTCTAAGTAG
- the asnS gene encoding asparagine--tRNA ligase has translation MPRIRDILHSSEPGQTTTIQGWVRTKREAKGITFVEVNDGSSMAGLQVVLNADLAGYDTVVKDLTTGSSVEIGGQLVESPGKGQRVELQGQSITVFGTADGETYPLQKKRHSFEYLRTLGHLRSRTNTLGAVFRVRNACAQAIHQFFRDRNFLWIHTPIITASDCEGAGEMFAVTGLDLLNPPKTKDGAVDYSQDFFGKRAYLTVSGQLEAEIMAMAFSNVYTFGPTFRAENSNTSRHLAEFWMVEPEMAFCDLTGNMDLAEDFLKYIFSSVLNECPEDMEFFNQRIDDSVLATADNIINNTFERITYTEAVKLLEKADRTFEFPVEWGIDLQSEHERYLAEELFKKPTIVTDYPTGIKAFYMRLNDGGETVAAMDVLAPKVGEIIGGSQREERLDVLERRIQEAGLPIEDYWWYLDLRRYGTVPHAGFGLGFERLVQFMTGMGNIRDVIPFPRTPDSIEF, from the coding sequence ATGCCGCGCATTCGAGACATTCTGCACAGCAGCGAACCGGGCCAGACCACCACTATCCAGGGCTGGGTGCGCACCAAGCGTGAGGCCAAGGGCATCACCTTTGTGGAAGTGAACGATGGCTCGTCGATGGCGGGGCTACAGGTGGTGCTGAATGCCGACCTGGCGGGTTACGACACCGTGGTCAAAGACCTCACCACCGGCTCCTCGGTGGAGATCGGTGGCCAGTTGGTAGAATCCCCCGGCAAGGGGCAGCGGGTGGAATTGCAGGGGCAGAGCATTACCGTTTTTGGCACCGCCGATGGCGAAACCTATCCGCTGCAAAAAAAGCGCCACTCCTTTGAGTATTTGCGGACGCTGGGGCACCTCAGGTCGCGCACCAACACCCTGGGGGCCGTGTTTCGCGTGCGCAACGCCTGCGCCCAGGCGATTCACCAGTTCTTTCGCGATCGCAACTTTCTCTGGATCCACACCCCCATCATCACCGCCAGCGACTGCGAGGGGGCCGGGGAAATGTTTGCCGTCACTGGGCTCGATTTGCTCAATCCGCCCAAAACCAAAGACGGCGCCGTGGACTACAGCCAGGATTTCTTTGGCAAACGCGCCTACCTCACCGTCAGCGGCCAGCTGGAAGCCGAGATCATGGCCATGGCCTTCAGCAACGTGTACACCTTTGGCCCCACCTTCCGGGCCGAAAACTCCAACACCTCCCGCCACCTGGCCGAGTTCTGGATGGTAGAGCCGGAGATGGCCTTCTGCGACCTGACCGGAAATATGGATCTGGCTGAAGACTTCCTCAAGTACATCTTTAGCTCAGTGCTAAACGAGTGCCCCGAGGACATGGAGTTTTTCAACCAGCGCATCGACGATTCGGTGCTGGCCACCGCCGACAACATTATCAACAACACCTTCGAGCGCATCACCTACACTGAGGCGGTGAAGCTGCTGGAGAAGGCCGATCGCACCTTTGAGTTCCCGGTCGAGTGGGGCATCGACCTCCAGTCAGAGCACGAGCGCTACCTGGCGGAGGAACTGTTCAAAAAGCCCACCATCGTCACCGACTACCCCACCGGCATCAAAGCCTTCTATATGCGCCTCAACGACGGCGGCGAAACCGTGGCGGCCATGGACGTGCTGGCCCCTAAGGTAGGCGAGATCATCGGCGGCTCCCAGCGGGAGGAGCGCCTGGACGTGCTGGAGCGTCGTATCCAGGAGGCGGGGCTACCCATCGAAGACTACTGGTGGTACCTGGACCTGCGCCGCTACGGCACCGTGCCCCACGCCGGCTTTGGCCTCGGCTTCGAGCGGCTGGTGCAGTTTATGACCGGCATGGGCAACATCCGCGATGTCATCCCCTTCCCCCGCACCCCCGACAGCATCGAGTTTTAG